A genomic segment from Cygnus atratus isolate AKBS03 ecotype Queensland, Australia chromosome Z, CAtr_DNAZoo_HiC_assembly, whole genome shotgun sequence encodes:
- the TPGS2 gene encoding tubulin polyglutamylase complex subunit 2 isoform X2: MQLFHGNRCFLSSKLYQKNSCILPEDLKNFYLMTDGFQMTWSVKTDDTPMPLGSMVINSISKLCRLGGSSMYALPNAPCLADLEDDTDEEGNEDKPEKPHFDSRSLLFELDPCNGNGKVCLVYKHAKPVVSPDTEIWFLDRALYWHFLTKTFTAYYRLLITHLGLPQWQYAFTSYGVSPQAKQWFNMYKPITINTALLSEEADSFVNKLDPNKVFKSKNKTPVMKKKPPSQPAGAQKSHTSMTSSKTSSLVGNSSKKRDPQI, encoded by the exons ATGCAATTATTTCATGGGAACAG GTGCTTCTTATCCTCAAAATTATATCAG AAAAACTCCTGCATATTGCCAGAGGATTTAAAGAACTTCTATCTCATGACCGATGGCTTCCAGATGACCTGGAGTGTGAAAACTGATG ATACCCCAATGCCTCTGGGCTCCATGGTGATTAACAGTATCTCAAAGCTTTGTCGGCTTGGGGGTTCCTCCATGTATGCCCTGCCTAATGCACCGTGTCTCGCTGACCTGGAAGATGACACAGATGAGGAAG gtaATGAAGACAAACCCGAGAAGCCACACTTTGATTCTCGTAGTCTTCTCTTTGAATTAGACCCATGCAACGGGAATGGGAAAGTTTGCCTTGTTTATAAGCACGCTAAACCAG TTGTCTCCCCAGACACAGAGATATGGTTCCTGGACAGAGCTTTGTATTGGCATTTCCTCACCAAAACCTTCACAGCCTACTACCGCCTGCTCATCACTCACCTGGGTCTCCCACAGTGGCAGTATGCCTTCACTAGCTATGGAGTGAGCCCCCAGGCCAAG CAATGGTTTAACATGTATAAACCTATAACCATCAACACAGCTCTCCTCTCTGAAGAAGCTGATTCCTTTGTGAACAAGCTGGACCCCAACAAggtatttaaaagcaagaacaaaacgccagtgatgaaaaagaaaccacCCTCCCAGCCAGCAGGGGCCCAAAAGAGCCACACTAGCATGACCTCCTCCAAGACTTCCTCGCTAGTTGGGAATTCTTCAAAGAAGCGAGATCCCCAGATCTGA
- the LOC118257685 gene encoding aquaporin-7-like — protein sequence MGSSCDRRLEAERRMLEQIQKMLVVRSPTVRELLAEALGMYILMVFGLSAVAQVVLGRGEFGQYLSINLGFGIGVTLGIHAAGGISGAHLNAAITITHCILGNLPWRKLPAYLLGQFLGSFLAAATVFGTYYDTLYDYTKGNFTVTGPTATASIFSTYPHPCTSLLGGFFAEFMATVMLLLGILVIHDEKNNGALKGTQALLTGILVLGIGLGMGMNTGYAINPSRDLPPRIFTAIAGWGVDVFTAGNYWWWIPVTAPTLGSLVGSLVYKLFIDFHNQSVPESGNEKGQPAIETSTL from the exons GAGCTCCTGCGACCGCAGGCTGGAGGCGGAGAGGAGAATGCTGGAGCAGATTCAGAAGATGCTCGTGGTTCGTAGCCCGACCgtcagggagctgctggcagaagcACTGGGGATGTACATCCTGATG GTCTTTGGCTTGTCTGCTGTGGCACAAGTGGTATTAGGAAGAGGAGAATTTGGGCAGTATCTGAGCATCAATTTGGGATTTGGCATTGGAGTCACCCTGGGGATCCATGCAGCTGGAGGAATCTCTG GAGCTCATCTGAATGCTGCCATCACCATCACACACTGCATTTTAGGAAATCTCCCCTGGAGAAAGCTTCCAGCTTATCTGCTCGGCCAGTTCCTGGGCTCCTTTCTGGCAGCAGCCACCGTCTTTGGCACCTACTATG ATACTCTGTATGACTACACCAAGGGGAACTTCACGGTGACAGGACCAACTGCCACAGCGTCGATCTTCTCCACTTACCCTCATCCCTGTACATCCTTGCTGGGAGGCTTCTTCGCAGAG tTTATGGCGACGGTGATGTTGCTCTTGGGCATTCTGGTCATCCACGATGAGAAAAATAACGGAGCCCTGAAAGGCACACAGGCCCTGCTCACGGGTATCCTGGTCCTAGGCATCGGTCTGGGGATGGGAATGAACACAGGCTATGCCATAAACCCCTCCCGGGACCTGCCTCCAAGGATCTTCACAGCAATTGCTGGCTGGGGAGTGGATGTCTTCAC ggCTGGAAATTACTGGTGGTGGATCCCAGTCACAGCTCCAACACTGGGAAGCCTTGTGGGTAGTTTAGTCTACAAGCTATTCATTGATTTTCACAATCAATCTGTCCCGGAAAGTGGAAATGAGAAAGGACAGCCAGCTATAGAGACTTCTACGCTGTGA
- the TPGS2 gene encoding tubulin polyglutamylase complex subunit 2 isoform X1 has translation MEERPPGSLKPHLDKLTLGVTRILETSPGVAEVTFVEKEPAERHAIISWEQKNSCILPEDLKNFYLMTDGFQMTWSVKTDDTPMPLGSMVINSISKLCRLGGSSMYALPNAPCLADLEDDTDEEGNEDKPEKPHFDSRSLLFELDPCNGNGKVCLVYKHAKPVVSPDTEIWFLDRALYWHFLTKTFTAYYRLLITHLGLPQWQYAFTSYGVSPQAKQWFNMYKPITINTALLSEEADSFVNKLDPNKVFKSKNKTPVMKKKPPSQPAGAQKSHTSMTSSKTSSLVGNSSKKRDPQI, from the exons ATGGAGGAGCGGCCCCCCGGCAGCCTGAAGCCCCACCTGGACAAGCTCACCCTGGGGGTGACGCGGATTTTGG AGACTTCTCCAGGAGTTGCTGAAGTGACGTTTGTGGAAAAGGAGCCAGCAGAGCGCCATGCAATTATTTCATGGGAACAG AAAAACTCCTGCATATTGCCAGAGGATTTAAAGAACTTCTATCTCATGACCGATGGCTTCCAGATGACCTGGAGTGTGAAAACTGATG ATACCCCAATGCCTCTGGGCTCCATGGTGATTAACAGTATCTCAAAGCTTTGTCGGCTTGGGGGTTCCTCCATGTATGCCCTGCCTAATGCACCGTGTCTCGCTGACCTGGAAGATGACACAGATGAGGAAG gtaATGAAGACAAACCCGAGAAGCCACACTTTGATTCTCGTAGTCTTCTCTTTGAATTAGACCCATGCAACGGGAATGGGAAAGTTTGCCTTGTTTATAAGCACGCTAAACCAG TTGTCTCCCCAGACACAGAGATATGGTTCCTGGACAGAGCTTTGTATTGGCATTTCCTCACCAAAACCTTCACAGCCTACTACCGCCTGCTCATCACTCACCTGGGTCTCCCACAGTGGCAGTATGCCTTCACTAGCTATGGAGTGAGCCCCCAGGCCAAG CAATGGTTTAACATGTATAAACCTATAACCATCAACACAGCTCTCCTCTCTGAAGAAGCTGATTCCTTTGTGAACAAGCTGGACCCCAACAAggtatttaaaagcaagaacaaaacgccagtgatgaaaaagaaaccacCCTCCCAGCCAGCAGGGGCCCAAAAGAGCCACACTAGCATGACCTCCTCCAAGACTTCCTCGCTAGTTGGGAATTCTTCAAAGAAGCGAGATCCCCAGATCTGA
- the TPGS2 gene encoding tubulin polyglutamylase complex subunit 2 isoform X3, with product MEERPPGSLKPHLDKLTLGVTRILETSPGVAEVTFVEKEPAERHAIISWEQKNSCILPEDLKNFYLMTDGFQMTWSVKTDDTPMPLGSMVINSISKLCRLGGSSMYALPNAPCLADLEDDTDEEGNEDKPEKPHFDSRSLLFELDPCNGNGKVCLVYKHAKPAMV from the exons ATGGAGGAGCGGCCCCCCGGCAGCCTGAAGCCCCACCTGGACAAGCTCACCCTGGGGGTGACGCGGATTTTGG AGACTTCTCCAGGAGTTGCTGAAGTGACGTTTGTGGAAAAGGAGCCAGCAGAGCGCCATGCAATTATTTCATGGGAACAG AAAAACTCCTGCATATTGCCAGAGGATTTAAAGAACTTCTATCTCATGACCGATGGCTTCCAGATGACCTGGAGTGTGAAAACTGATG ATACCCCAATGCCTCTGGGCTCCATGGTGATTAACAGTATCTCAAAGCTTTGTCGGCTTGGGGGTTCCTCCATGTATGCCCTGCCTAATGCACCGTGTCTCGCTGACCTGGAAGATGACACAGATGAGGAAG gtaATGAAGACAAACCCGAGAAGCCACACTTTGATTCTCGTAGTCTTCTCTTTGAATTAGACCCATGCAACGGGAATGGGAAAGTTTGCCTTGTTTATAAGCACGCTAAACCAG CAATGGTTTAA